One Leptospira bouyouniensis DNA window includes the following coding sequences:
- a CDS encoding S1C family serine protease, with the protein MERKNSIPPVVYINFALVFVLLFAIFFPEIRSAVTKLFSSPKPISASKQSQAIQIQSSFRNVYREAQQFVVSIRTKKTEMIFHPYAFGESREDRISSIGSGFIIDERGFVVTNYHVIKNAEIIEIIMSDGRIFPARYVGSHERADIALLKIPSEDKFIPAFLGNSDEIEVGDWAIAVGSPYGLEKTFTVGVVSAKSREDLDETGQTHIQTDTAINPGSSGGPLLNIYGEVIGINRMIRSSSGASAGIGFAIPINYAKRVLRQIEQNVGQNIKPATLGVMATTPLPDHRRSLGIPSEAVGVLVYDIEPNSAAEKGGLRRYDFIEGANGLIVRHINDLREQVGLVGLGGVLRLKILRDTQEMELSIPLVEAAYQKGK; encoded by the coding sequence ATGGAAAGAAAAAATTCGATTCCACCTGTCGTCTACATTAACTTTGCCTTAGTATTTGTACTTTTGTTTGCGATATTTTTTCCTGAGATCCGTTCTGCTGTCACAAAACTCTTTTCTTCCCCAAAACCAATTTCGGCAAGTAAACAGAGTCAAGCCATCCAGATTCAATCTAGTTTTCGAAATGTTTACCGAGAAGCACAACAATTTGTAGTTTCTATTCGGACTAAAAAGACGGAGATGATTTTCCATCCGTATGCGTTTGGTGAAAGTAGAGAAGATCGGATTTCTTCCATTGGGAGTGGATTCATCATTGATGAACGTGGGTTTGTTGTTACTAACTACCATGTCATAAAAAACGCTGAAATCATTGAAATCATCATGTCCGATGGTCGTATTTTCCCAGCTCGTTATGTTGGTAGCCACGAAAGGGCTGACATTGCCCTCTTGAAGATTCCAAGTGAAGACAAATTCATCCCCGCTTTTCTTGGTAATTCGGACGAAATCGAAGTAGGTGATTGGGCAATCGCCGTTGGATCTCCATACGGATTGGAAAAAACATTCACTGTGGGAGTGGTCTCTGCCAAATCAAGAGAGGACCTCGACGAAACAGGGCAGACCCACATCCAAACCGATACTGCAATCAATCCTGGGTCAAGCGGTGGGCCACTCCTGAACATTTATGGAGAGGTCATTGGGATCAACCGAATGATTCGATCCTCGAGCGGTGCAAGCGCCGGGATTGGATTTGCCATTCCTATCAATTATGCCAAACGAGTTTTACGCCAAATCGAACAGAACGTTGGCCAAAATATAAAACCTGCTACCCTTGGTGTGATGGCAACGACTCCTCTCCCTGACCATAGACGTTCTTTGGGAATCCCGAGTGAAGCTGTGGGTGTCCTTGTTTATGACATTGAACCCAATTCCGCCGCTGAAAAAGGGGGGTTGCGCCGGTATGATTTCATCGAAGGGGCAAATGGACTAATTGTCCGGCATATCAATGACCTTCGGGAACAAGTGGGACTTGTCGGACTTGGAGGCGTCTTACGGTTGAAGATATTAAGGGATACCCAAGAGATGGAATTATCGATCCCTTTGGTCGAAGCAGCCTACCAAAAAGGCAAATAA
- a CDS encoding PD40 domain-containing protein produces the protein MKLIHQVIPYPYIIFFVFTFNCALFQSKVKYTNVNFDYSAISKNYFSPTQSKPFPLTVQRGNNLYSSTTKDGRYLFYATDQKGNFDIWFRDLQSSLVVPITDNSFSETKPAISPDGKYLVFVSEEFDSEGDLILLSIDTDEWIEEYLKGNRFINDHFINLTNKPNKKGEYQKGITDTDPIWSPDGKTIYFISDRFSPGLPNLCSVSFEKPSEIKQITTLGATSPFLSSDGQIIYFISYFEDNKGEVYQIQLSTGDLKRITFDQYLDFTPTIDSRSKNLYYASIRKDTNGNGRLDERDHSLLIKKNLSSGEERILSSGETSNFDVRYSNFNGGSILFSASYYNAINIYFIPENGSIPKQSNIKEQFQYSKSLSPGQSIESYFLALDSVELFYSEDPLYPIYEAQVSLLKYSTYKRFGKNDEANSFLKAYRKKAELEKNNFALVLIKWNEAKQNSTSFNLMNEIRQIPDPKFTTDGEALLYHLYADHLEKEKQNTLSKEFLYRIYQDHPYYHQIDEIKRRLGGFDFNPNSYQLSALYEDMIKSWENEKRIYLGDPNHEFSNDRKRDLRYLLEDVISKITESKNSEMILGFVNSALESPKNQTNKVFHQTLLFIKAKALSDLRRYNESNIVLDSVIPIPIQIDLEPPGKPSVFETRSFMADYKNPILLRANLLKYSNQKAAGNTSDALRNLKIYLEFYDPLLGVDLGADDIKSAFFYFENKAVEFERIGDLLQSSFHYFFNNQNMFLVKTRNLYLDSLYKEYAIYYQRKMVDTIFSYGKKIREEEERALLNQINILNKDNLNVIGNLSSLTSLVTDRELVRNIVNIKDFEKIEVLSGKALNWTELYYKQAVPRARPYLDLATLYGYSYYLINKYVTYESYYYSTGTMTDVRKAEILENFKRAELELRWIIFADPTHYDAYQLLGWLYQYVDLMKLQKDSNSGDVDYDIYESLYKKYFPDKNLEANIELYNQILVFLGEDYSNKKVISDLNLNLGNNYFLLNNYPKANESYRKVEDSSTSLSIKNQFEGYKQEAIYRFNYGKSLIYQGQYKKASEQFSKSIDIYFKNEYYQYVNQYAQEPNSITLSQLNSIRSKLALLFSLRGLSELEVGQYEESIVSFQTAIAYNKDVKFISPINLSNYLAIAFQKSGRFRDSYQMLQLAESDYKNSKESLYSRWKKWSLWNYILGDSVRVIGDGRFPGEFPDDFKYLLTLGVRIENHIEQEEYVSALNEIQVRNQFITSKGLDGTIIGKNILAKSRQVEAQIYQRSHLPIDANQRYRDLVDTLIKNASNKDVEKLFHNYSHSVFVIQESLDTNEESKKLVLKEFFDDLRSWKNRENKGCKQDLDVCETNFRISNPKYDLYYGTGLYYHAIQLSNEQKEFQSILSEAVQILENPGLVDPKLIGLSSDPISRQTRVRVLLNLYSIYMMLGDQIMAEKKWKETTELAYEFRLDEEKFWSNVLRSKWETGKSQNVGKVDPYLKDAFQTYQSNISVRLFSPKFRLENFVELYSEVNLQRSDIQSVVNIWENYRSLELFRDLISAQFEFEDSKLNLYYQDLLKWFKSYKKITNQIVDKTIKREGIKPLIKQEFDEAERLLALINKLKIVSPDRKFFFEPSRQLNNEFFPEWNGYLQHGDSIHSFYFNEGKLIHTQCKKSEELVRCIPNLIQSKSLIQILGKRNEGETLKQYLSLSKQKEKYPSIIFDRNHNQLFDERNERRFKWVTVYGKGNDKFKDSHIRSSVNGNLGILLSDTDYLISKQPLDQQTSLFGDELSQILPFREMFQGSGSEISIVGLNIQNFKTHKQWEKLALLYEILRTKRIQNIVSINEENNNQYSPAKLEDFVKSRSDFFIGNWKPYSISSSNLVDSAKSFIDLGFQNEKTKEINGAYENYYTASTLLDESNELLPSLELKLARLRAEIFPNVSRRSIFRPLWKKYENSPFQNQIRYEFLVSCLSSKDKEDCSYKSSDFIGADRDTFLGALEFYSQLRSGKFKDFRAKDDLRFKIEKDEDPFLQAYRLGSLYIQNYMFYEAENQTKNLSKLAKSPKEKNVVKNRILEIYFHKAFVFGDKEMYLTQLSSTSAYNYGFKKDWNQFDEKILSRDFTKFGYSDAIYDSYRIKLYTSWKEQLQTGYSEILSLTPEYLTNGQSVLTKLSHLNRTLFFHMILRSIPFQKNQEVNSLFELLLQMELNEGRIYRALFFQLEFAKALYLRGDWDLAEQIVSKIQKTHSELGDGNNDWVEKWNDFKIKRDYLRNQPSKQLIGSNPFLKIYEISNSKKPEEYVTVLNEFNKKYKNEYLSPELKLEYEFLFYYLLQKCLEKNNSESFFDLAIAREVFRYTSERFSNQNLYVKNIPFFENYSERLKRKMLGKQEFHGLFDLGKKTYLLSFAQGKSLGRELFPDNKLIYRELIRYFRSSESGGQEVILRESLADKYRTNLRLNQKNRHYLFSSGIHSVVPFSVPDTEYYSVSSVSDFLTNPIIRMKDISPKKPIVTNVGFRSSMENEISAGLIQWETNGSKDGDSPYKVQFSELGWCSLNYLCFDGNPLIDTKFKSTNTAIIYANQKIGPSLQFTNDFSGIAYYIGKENKGLFVLHSGTQTGVHNLYFIRQFLATEELEKPLHVRLIDGKNAAKSYSIDDRYWIGYKLYTSAMIDD, from the coding sequence ATGAAGTTGATTCATCAGGTAATCCCCTATCCTTATATCATATTTTTTGTTTTCACATTCAATTGTGCTTTGTTTCAAAGTAAAGTTAAGTACACGAATGTAAATTTTGATTACTCTGCTATTTCTAAAAATTATTTTTCTCCCACTCAATCAAAACCTTTCCCTTTAACAGTCCAAAGAGGGAACAACTTATATAGTTCCACCACAAAAGATGGAAGATATCTTTTTTACGCAACAGATCAAAAAGGGAATTTTGATATTTGGTTTCGAGATTTACAAAGTTCCTTAGTTGTCCCCATTACGGATAATTCATTTTCAGAAACAAAACCTGCCATTTCACCCGATGGAAAATATTTAGTTTTTGTTTCTGAAGAGTTTGATTCAGAAGGTGATTTGATATTATTATCAATAGATACAGATGAATGGATAGAGGAATATTTAAAAGGGAATCGCTTTATCAATGATCACTTTATTAATTTAACCAACAAACCTAACAAAAAAGGGGAATACCAAAAGGGAATTACAGATACTGATCCAATTTGGTCTCCAGATGGCAAAACAATCTATTTTATTTCAGATCGATTTTCACCTGGTTTACCGAATCTCTGTTCCGTTTCCTTTGAAAAACCGAGTGAAATCAAACAAATTACTACGTTAGGTGCCACTTCTCCGTTTTTGTCGTCCGATGGACAAATTATTTACTTTATTTCTTATTTTGAAGATAACAAAGGTGAAGTGTACCAGATCCAACTGTCCACTGGAGATTTAAAAAGAATTACGTTTGACCAGTATCTTGATTTTACTCCAACAATTGATAGCCGATCAAAAAATTTGTATTATGCTTCCATTAGAAAAGATACAAACGGGAACGGTCGATTGGATGAACGAGATCATAGTTTACTGATAAAGAAAAACCTGAGTTCAGGGGAAGAAAGAATTTTATCTTCTGGAGAAACTTCCAATTTCGATGTTAGATATTCGAATTTTAATGGAGGATCAATTTTATTCTCCGCATCCTATTATAATGCCATCAATATATATTTCATTCCAGAAAACGGATCGATTCCTAAACAATCAAATATAAAAGAACAATTTCAATATTCAAAAAGTTTATCCCCAGGCCAAAGTATTGAGTCTTATTTTTTGGCTTTGGATTCAGTAGAATTATTTTATTCAGAAGACCCATTGTATCCAATTTATGAAGCGCAAGTTTCCTTATTAAAATATTCAACCTACAAACGATTTGGAAAAAATGATGAAGCGAATAGTTTTTTAAAGGCATACCGAAAGAAAGCGGAATTGGAAAAAAATAATTTTGCTCTCGTGTTGATAAAGTGGAACGAAGCAAAACAGAATTCTACTTCATTTAATTTAATGAATGAAATTCGCCAAATTCCTGATCCTAAGTTTACAACGGATGGAGAGGCATTACTTTACCATCTTTATGCTGATCATTTAGAAAAGGAAAAACAGAATACCTTATCAAAGGAATTTCTATATAGAATTTATCAAGATCATCCATATTATCATCAAATTGATGAAATCAAGCGTCGATTAGGTGGATTTGATTTTAATCCAAATTCTTATCAGTTATCTGCCCTTTATGAAGATATGATCAAATCGTGGGAAAATGAAAAAAGAATTTATCTAGGTGATCCAAATCATGAGTTTTCAAATGATCGCAAAAGGGATTTACGTTATCTATTAGAAGATGTGATTTCAAAAATAACCGAATCAAAAAATAGTGAGATGATCCTTGGATTTGTCAATTCTGCTTTAGAATCTCCAAAAAATCAGACAAATAAAGTTTTCCATCAAACCCTTTTATTTATAAAAGCAAAAGCACTATCAGACTTAAGGCGATATAATGAATCAAATATAGTATTGGATTCGGTAATTCCTATACCAATCCAAATTGATTTGGAGCCACCAGGCAAACCATCAGTTTTTGAAACTAGAAGTTTTATGGCTGATTATAAAAATCCAATTTTATTGCGTGCAAATCTTCTGAAATATTCAAATCAAAAGGCTGCAGGTAATACATCAGATGCACTCAGGAATTTAAAAATATACTTAGAATTTTATGACCCACTGTTAGGGGTAGACCTTGGCGCAGATGATATCAAAAGTGCATTCTTTTATTTTGAAAACAAAGCCGTTGAATTTGAGAGGATTGGTGATTTACTCCAATCATCATTCCATTACTTTTTTAATAATCAAAATATGTTCTTAGTTAAAACAAGGAATTTGTACTTAGATTCTTTATACAAAGAATATGCAATCTACTATCAGAGAAAAATGGTAGATACAATATTTAGTTATGGGAAAAAAATTCGAGAAGAAGAGGAGCGAGCACTTTTAAATCAAATAAATATCTTAAATAAAGATAACTTGAATGTAATTGGAAATTTATCTAGTTTAACATCACTTGTCACCGATCGAGAATTGGTACGAAACATTGTCAATATTAAGGATTTTGAGAAGATAGAAGTTTTGTCTGGTAAAGCACTCAATTGGACTGAATTGTACTACAAACAAGCAGTTCCAAGGGCTAGACCATATTTGGATTTGGCAACTCTGTATGGGTATTCTTATTATCTAATTAATAAATATGTTACCTATGAATCTTATTATTATTCCACAGGAACAATGACGGATGTACGTAAGGCAGAAATCTTAGAAAATTTCAAACGTGCAGAACTGGAATTACGATGGATTATATTTGCAGATCCAACTCATTATGATGCTTACCAATTGCTTGGATGGTTATATCAATATGTTGATTTGATGAAACTTCAAAAAGATTCAAACTCGGGTGATGTCGATTATGATATATATGAAAGTTTGTATAAAAAATATTTTCCAGATAAAAATTTAGAAGCAAATATCGAATTGTACAATCAGATATTGGTGTTTTTAGGTGAAGATTATTCCAATAAAAAAGTTATTTCAGATTTAAATTTAAACTTAGGGAACAATTATTTTTTACTAAATAATTATCCGAAAGCGAATGAAAGTTATCGAAAGGTTGAAGATAGTTCTACGTCTTTATCGATTAAAAACCAATTCGAAGGATACAAACAAGAAGCAATTTATCGATTTAATTATGGAAAATCCTTGATTTACCAAGGACAATACAAAAAAGCTTCAGAACAATTTTCTAAATCAATCGATATTTATTTTAAAAATGAATACTATCAATATGTAAACCAATACGCACAAGAACCTAATTCGATTACGTTGTCTCAACTGAATTCAATTCGATCGAAATTAGCTTTGCTTTTTTCATTACGAGGATTGTCTGAACTTGAAGTAGGACAATATGAAGAATCGATAGTATCTTTCCAAACAGCAATCGCTTATAACAAAGATGTAAAATTTATTAGTCCCATTAACTTATCAAATTATCTAGCAATTGCATTCCAGAAAAGTGGAAGATTCAGAGATTCATACCAAATGTTGCAATTAGCAGAGTCAGATTATAAAAATTCAAAAGAGTCACTTTATAGTCGTTGGAAAAAATGGAGTTTATGGAATTATATATTAGGAGATAGTGTAAGGGTAATTGGTGATGGGCGATTCCCTGGAGAGTTCCCAGACGATTTTAAATATTTATTAACCCTAGGTGTTAGAATTGAAAATCATATTGAACAGGAAGAATATGTTTCTGCCTTGAATGAAATTCAAGTGAGAAATCAATTCATCACCTCAAAAGGATTGGATGGAACAATCATTGGTAAAAATATTTTAGCAAAATCTAGGCAAGTTGAGGCTCAGATATACCAACGGAGTCATTTGCCGATTGATGCAAATCAACGATACCGTGATCTTGTCGATACATTGATTAAAAATGCATCCAATAAAGATGTAGAAAAACTTTTTCATAATTATAGTCATTCAGTTTTTGTCATACAGGAATCTCTCGATACCAACGAAGAATCGAAAAAATTAGTTCTAAAAGAGTTTTTCGATGATTTACGATCATGGAAAAATAGAGAAAACAAGGGTTGTAAACAAGATTTGGATGTTTGTGAAACTAACTTCCGAATTTCCAATCCCAAATATGATTTATATTATGGGACTGGTTTGTATTATCATGCAATTCAACTTTCGAATGAACAAAAAGAATTTCAGTCAATCCTTTCCGAAGCAGTTCAGATATTAGAAAATCCGGGGCTTGTGGATCCAAAGTTAATTGGATTAAGTAGTGATCCAATCTCTCGGCAAACTAGAGTTAGAGTTTTGTTGAATTTATATTCCATTTATATGATGCTAGGTGATCAAATCATGGCAGAAAAAAAATGGAAAGAAACAACCGAGCTTGCTTACGAGTTTCGTTTGGATGAAGAAAAGTTTTGGTCTAATGTTCTGCGATCAAAGTGGGAGACAGGAAAATCACAAAACGTTGGTAAGGTTGATCCTTATTTAAAAGATGCATTTCAAACATACCAATCAAATATATCAGTTCGATTATTTTCGCCAAAATTCAGATTAGAGAATTTTGTTGAATTATACTCGGAAGTTAATTTGCAAAGATCGGACATTCAATCGGTAGTAAATATTTGGGAAAATTATCGAAGTTTGGAACTTTTTAGAGATCTTATATCTGCACAGTTTGAATTTGAAGATTCCAAACTGAATTTGTACTACCAAGATCTATTGAAATGGTTCAAGTCTTATAAAAAAATAACAAACCAAATTGTTGATAAAACAATCAAACGAGAAGGAATAAAACCTTTAATTAAACAAGAGTTTGATGAAGCAGAGAGATTGCTTGCTTTGATCAATAAACTAAAAATAGTATCTCCAGATCGAAAGTTTTTCTTTGAGCCGTCGCGCCAATTGAATAACGAATTTTTCCCCGAATGGAATGGATACTTACAACATGGAGATTCTATCCATAGTTTTTATTTCAATGAAGGTAAATTAATTCATACACAGTGTAAAAAAAGTGAAGAATTAGTTCGATGTATACCAAATTTAATCCAGTCCAAATCACTGATCCAAATTTTAGGAAAAAGAAATGAAGGAGAGACTCTGAAACAATATCTCTCCCTTTCCAAACAAAAAGAAAAATACCCATCAATTATATTCGATCGGAATCATAACCAGTTATTTGATGAAAGGAATGAAAGGCGATTTAAATGGGTAACTGTCTATGGCAAAGGAAACGATAAATTTAAAGATTCGCATATACGAAGTTCGGTGAATGGAAACTTAGGAATCTTGTTATCCGACACTGATTATTTGATTTCTAAACAACCTCTAGACCAACAGACGAGTTTGTTTGGAGATGAATTATCTCAAATTTTACCATTTCGTGAAATGTTCCAAGGTAGCGGTTCCGAAATTTCAATTGTTGGATTAAATATTCAAAATTTTAAAACACATAAACAATGGGAGAAGCTTGCTCTCCTTTACGAGATATTAAGAACCAAACGAATCCAAAATATTGTTTCTATCAATGAAGAAAATAATAATCAATATTCACCTGCTAAATTGGAAGATTTTGTAAAAAGTAGAAGTGACTTTTTTATTGGAAATTGGAAGCCTTATTCAATTTCGTCATCGAATCTGGTAGACAGCGCAAAGTCATTTATAGATTTAGGATTTCAAAATGAAAAAACGAAGGAAATCAATGGTGCCTATGAGAATTATTATACCGCTTCAACATTATTAGATGAATCTAATGAACTATTACCTTCTTTAGAATTGAAATTAGCGAGGCTTAGGGCAGAAATATTTCCAAACGTTTCGAGAAGGTCAATATTTCGGCCCCTTTGGAAAAAATACGAAAACTCTCCTTTTCAAAACCAAATACGTTATGAATTTTTAGTTTCCTGTTTGTCTTCTAAGGACAAAGAAGATTGTAGTTACAAATCATCCGATTTTATTGGTGCGGATCGAGATACATTCCTGGGAGCATTGGAATTTTACTCACAACTTAGAAGTGGAAAATTTAAGGATTTTAGAGCAAAAGACGATTTGCGTTTTAAAATTGAGAAAGACGAAGATCCATTTTTACAAGCATATCGATTGGGAAGTTTGTACATTCAGAACTATATGTTCTATGAAGCAGAAAACCAAACGAAAAATCTTTCTAAGTTAGCAAAATCTCCAAAAGAGAAAAACGTAGTTAAAAATCGAATCTTGGAAATTTACTTTCACAAAGCCTTTGTCTTCGGAGACAAAGAAATGTATTTAACACAACTGAGTTCAACATCCGCATATAATTATGGATTTAAAAAAGATTGGAATCAGTTTGATGAAAAAATATTGTCTCGTGATTTTACAAAGTTTGGTTATTCGGATGCGATTTATGATTCTTATCGTATTAAGTTGTATACATCATGGAAAGAACAACTGCAAACAGGGTATTCTGAAATATTATCATTAACTCCTGAATACCTTACAAATGGACAGTCAGTTCTGACAAAATTATCGCATTTAAATCGAACTCTATTTTTCCATATGATACTTCGTTCAATACCGTTCCAAAAAAACCAAGAAGTAAATTCTTTATTCGAACTACTTTTACAAATGGAACTAAACGAAGGAAGAATTTATCGAGCTTTGTTTTTTCAATTGGAATTCGCAAAAGCTTTGTACCTTCGTGGGGATTGGGATTTAGCAGAACAAATAGTTTCCAAAATTCAAAAAACTCATTCTGAACTTGGTGATGGTAATAACGATTGGGTAGAAAAATGGAACGATTTTAAGATAAAACGTGATTATTTGCGAAATCAACCTTCTAAACAATTGATTGGTTCCAATCCATTTTTGAAAATATATGAAATTTCAAATTCCAAAAAACCTGAAGAATATGTAACAGTTCTAAATGAGTTTAATAAAAAATATAAAAATGAATACTTGAGCCCTGAATTAAAATTAGAATATGAATTTTTGTTCTACTATTTGTTGCAAAAGTGTTTGGAGAAAAATAACTCCGAAAGTTTTTTTGATTTAGCGATCGCAAGAGAGGTGTTTCGATATACTTCAGAAAGATTTTCAAATCAAAACTTATATGTGAAAAATATCCCATTTTTTGAAAATTATTCAGAACGATTGAAACGAAAAATGTTGGGCAAACAAGAGTTTCATGGTCTTTTTGATTTGGGAAAAAAAACATATCTCCTCAGTTTTGCTCAAGGGAAATCTTTGGGTAGGGAATTGTTCCCTGATAACAAATTGATTTATCGAGAACTTATTCGATATTTCCGTTCGTCAGAATCCGGTGGGCAAGAGGTTATTTTAAGAGAATCTCTCGCTGACAAATATAGAACTAACCTTCGATTGAATCAAAAAAATCGACATTATTTGTTCAGTTCGGGAATTCATTCTGTTGTTCCATTTTCGGTTCCAGATACTGAATATTATTCTGTTTCATCCGTATCTGACTTTTTGACAAATCCAATCATACGAATGAAAGATATTTCTCCTAAAAAACCAATTGTAACGAATGTTGGTTTCCGATCTTCGATGGAAAATGAAATCAGCGCAGGTCTGATCCAATGGGAAACAAATGGTTCGAAAGATGGTGATTCTCCTTATAAAGTGCAGTTTTCAGAATTGGGTTGGTGTTCCTTAAATTATTTATGTTTTGATGGGAATCCTTTGATTGATACTAAGTTTAAATCAACGAACACAGCAATTATATATGCGAATCAAAAAATTGGACCATCCCTTCAATTCACAAACGATTTTAGTGGAATTGCCTATTATATTGGGAAAGAAAACAAGGGATTATTTGTTCTCCATTCAGGTACACAAACTGGAGTTCACAATTTGTATTTCATACGTCAGTTTTTGGCAACTGAAGAGTTAGAAAAACCATTACATGTGCGATTGATTGATGGAAAAAATGCTGCCAAATCTTACTCGATTGATGATCGATATTGGATAGGTTATAAACTTTACACATCCGCTATGATAGATGACTAG
- a CDS encoding aminopeptidase: MPKPLPLLLIPLLCRTKKIRTLMTMVYFPMALTGCLPYLYHLGKEQSAIILGREKIEQVLNKPDIDSKTKDKLKLIREVRKFAIEELSLNEKGGFEYFTKLDRDEIGWNVSASESLALKSYTWWFPIAGTVPYKGYFDKEMAIELETELKNKGYDTRVRAIGGYSTLGWFSDPVLSPQLNWPDHRLVGLVIHEMAHATVYLPGDTTLNESYASFVEEIGTERFYTKKEGKNSPHLEKFKKEKSKRETTIKLLKHFADRLKEVYESDKDITTKQNLKESIILQFKSKVIEDKLVPEEKSKEFLARNWNNEDFLGALRYHSGEVSFLSLYEKSNSDLSKFHDEVKKLFDLPEIERKKFLNKTN, from the coding sequence ATGCCAAAACCCCTTCCACTTTTGCTGATTCCCCTTCTGTGTCGAACGAAAAAGATAAGAACCTTAATGACAATGGTCTACTTTCCTATGGCTCTTACTGGGTGTTTGCCATATCTATACCATTTAGGAAAGGAACAATCTGCGATCATTTTAGGCAGAGAGAAAATTGAACAAGTATTAAACAAACCAGATATCGATTCTAAAACAAAAGATAAACTCAAATTAATTCGAGAGGTAAGAAAATTTGCGATCGAAGAACTCTCGCTAAATGAAAAAGGTGGATTCGAATATTTTACAAAACTTGATCGAGACGAAATTGGTTGGAATGTCAGTGCATCGGAATCTTTGGCATTAAAATCATATACTTGGTGGTTTCCCATTGCAGGCACAGTTCCTTACAAAGGATATTTTGATAAGGAAATGGCAATTGAATTAGAAACCGAACTTAAAAACAAAGGTTATGACACTCGTGTTCGTGCCATTGGAGGATATTCTACTCTAGGTTGGTTTTCTGATCCAGTTTTATCTCCTCAGCTAAATTGGCCTGACCATCGTTTGGTGGGGCTCGTCATCCATGAAATGGCACATGCGACCGTTTACCTTCCAGGTGACACAACCTTAAATGAATCTTATGCTAGTTTTGTTGAAGAAATAGGAACCGAACGATTTTATACAAAAAAAGAAGGAAAAAATAGTCCTCATCTGGAAAAGTTCAAAAAGGAAAAATCAAAAAGAGAAACAACAATCAAACTACTTAAACATTTTGCGGATCGATTGAAAGAGGTTTATGAAAGTGATAAAGACATCACTACAAAACAAAATTTAAAAGAATCTATAATTTTACAATTTAAATCAAAAGTCATTGAAGATAAATTAGTCCCTGAAGAAAAATCTAAAGAATTTTTAGCACGTAATTGGAACAATGAAGACTTTTTAGGTGCACTCCGTTACCACTCAGGTGAAGTGAGTTTTCTGAGTCTTTACGAAAAATCAAATAGTGACTTATCAAAATTTCATGACGAGGTCAAAAAACTTTTTGATCTACCTGAAATTGAGCGAAAAAAATTTTTGAACAAAACAAACTAG